The Punica granatum isolate Tunisia-2019 chromosome 4, ASM765513v2, whole genome shotgun sequence sequence GAGAAGAAGTAGAGGGGCGTTGGGGCCCATCACTGACCACCACTGCACCCGGCGTTTAGACACGCTTAGTTAAATGGGTTAGACGTGTCGTGTCGTATCCGTGTCAACCAATAATTAAACGTGTCTTGTCCGTGTTTGAAAATCTTGACACGTTTATTAAACGTATCATTTAAACACGACCCGTttaaacacgacacgacacaTATTGTCATCCCTACTtactatttctttttattcaaCCGGacttactatttttttttgttgcttTATTACTTagtatttcctttttttagtTGAGTTTTCAATAGTAAGGTGGGCATTTATTGTTCATTTTTTCTAATCGATCATAAAacttttttgcttttctattttccaaTATATTCAAATTAGAAGGCAACAATTTAttctttgtttctttcttattCATCCAAAAAGCTTTTGTCCATAGTTTGTCTTTCTTAAATGATAATACTTTCTTATTTAATGATTAATTACttactttttactttttctatttgacccgaaattattttccttttattttcaaatctattcaATTTGGAAGGCgagaatttattttctttgtttctttttttaaaaataaattttggtcCATAGTTTGTCTTTCTTAAATAATAgcacttttctatttaatGATTAACTACTTACTATTTACTTTTTCTATTTGACaggaatttatttttcttttattttcaaatttattcaatttggAAGACAAGCATTTATCttcttagtttttttttataaggcAATCAATTATAGTTTCCTTTGAAAAAGTAAAacatacttttattttctataaaattcctttattatattttatgaaatggGCAACTTGGAATTGGTTGATTTTCTTTCTTAGTTAATAACACTTTGAcatttaatgattaaatacTTTCTTTTTACTATTCGTAATAGATcggaaattatttttcttttattttcatatttgttcAATTTGGAAGGcgaacatttattttttttcatttctttattttctataaggtagttatttatttattttcattgaaGAAGGTATATTGGAATTGGTTTATCAATCAAAGCTTAATTACTTACTATGTacctttattttcaaatttattcaatttgaAAGGACTTTTATTTCGTTTAAGGacctttattttaattatttaccaTTCTCTTTTATAAGGacctttattttaattacttactatttccttttattcgACCGAACTTACTATTTTATAAGGCAgtcatttattttccttttattttcaaagcTATTCAAATCGTAGTTAGTAAGAGAGGTACATTTTATATACACCCATTTTACTGCATTTATTATCCACCCATTTTATTCTAGAGTAAGAAAGCTACGTGTCTTAAAACTCATGTTTATtgcaattaatttcttttatagcATTTATTGTACACctatttttattctatttgtTATACACCCATTTTATATACTCAAGTGAATTTTAGTAATATAATGATGCTTAATCAAACTCAATTAAACCAAATCTAAAACTAATATGGAAACACACCCCAAATCAAGACAATTTTCATGTCTTGAAGTCGAATCCCTGATCAGAATCAAATCGTACTCAGACTCGGGTCAGTCGGCTCGGATCTTGCCTTAATTTCTCTGCCCAAGACGTGTCAGTGGGCTGTCTATGTCAATTTGGGCTGCTGGGCTTCCTCTTCTGCACTAGCCCTCAGGTGAACGGGCCTGGCATTATCGAATCGGGCCTCTTCTCTAACCATCGGGCCTCAAATCAAAGCCCCAAAAGTTCCATTCGTAACCGATCGCATACTCCTATCCTAAAACCTGCAAAGCGTAGAGAGTAGGTGTAAACACAAACTTATTACtaaaagttaatatttttatgaaaattagtCTTATTAGCTGGACGTGGGAGATTGAATTTacaaagattttctttttctttttcttttttcttaagaGTATATAGAGATGTCTAATATGAATGAATTATGATAGCATTTTATTGAGGAAAAAGTTTGGATATTAAAAGGAAactatccttttttttttctcaaaggGTAAAGTGAATTCCACTTAAAAACTATGGCAAAAGTGGGTACAGGAAAAAATGtccaattaaatattataagaGCAGAATAAAACGGTTTATCCACCGGACAAATGACAGAGGAAGATAAGCGAAAAAAGTCACTTCGCAGAAAAACATATACAATTGTCATTTGCTATCTTGAAGCCGTTAATTCCAATCACAACCTTCTAGCTGCATTTCATCACGGACCCCATTAACGACTGAGAAGGGGAAGATTCTTGTCCTTAATCACGATGAAATTTTACTTCGTTACAAGCATTCCACGACAAAGCAGAGTTGGCAAGAATTCCACAATGAAATTCTACTTTGTTGCAAGAATTGCACGACAAAATACattggaaaatttattattaggtAATTACAACATTAAGGTATACATTAATGTAAGGAATTCTAAAGGAGGATCAATTAAGACTTAGGAAATTGCCCAAAAAGCATGCATCGTCGAAGTCTAAATTAATAacctaataatataatatcttGTATATAGAAAGTCTTTTTAGGGTGAAATCGCAACGTATGCATTGCCGGGATTCTCTCTACGTATTCGGATATTCCATGCTCGTAACATATACTAATATTAGTATATTGCCATTCTAagcatttatatttattatacgAAATCAGGATGTTGACAGCTCTCTTCGTAAATTATTATCAGCAGAAACTCTTTAATAATCTCTGATACATATAACTACGATAAAAATATTCACATGATCAGCTACTTCCGTCATAATTGCATTCAGATTCACTTCATAATATGGCAACCAGATGGCTAACAAAGAAGTAGGACTGCATATGGGTGCTAGGGAAAATCCCACAACTTAAAATTAGGCCAGGAAAACAAGCCCAAACAGatcgaaaaataatttaatttgtattCGCGGGTTCGATTCTTGCTcacatttttatttctaatgGATCAGTTCTTTTAAACAAATGCGAGTCCAATCCACctgaatttgaattttatatcACACATTTAATGGACCcgactatatatatttttaaaaaaaaaacagagagaatgTATTTCTTGGTCTCaccaaaaaaatagaaattgcgTGAAACACGCATCACATGAGTATAGAAAGTAAACACAACGGAATTCCCTCATTTTCTGAAGACCGACCCGCCAGGAGATCATTGTGGTGAGGCTCAACTTGAAGGTGCGAAAAATTTACtgaaacaagaaaaataaacatcAAGTCATAGTCAGGCAGTTGTTCACATCACTGTGCGAAATATCTGTTAGCGGAAGTACTTGCTGTGTGCATTTCCTAGTCTGCTCTGATTTTCTTCTAGAAACTCAAGACCCATAGGTAACATCTACTTTCTCATTTTTTGAAGTAAAAGACACGAATATGTGATACAGTTGGTAAATTATGTTGTTTGTGGACGGACTTTACCTACAATATAAATGTTCGAAAGTATTTTGTGATCAGGACGAAGCCGCCCAACACAATAGAGGGATTAATTTCTATGAATAGGCTGGGGACACATCGGGTTCACCGCAAAGAAAACGACACAAGAAGGAGTAGCTTTTGACTAGGAAAAATGACACGGTTGTCTTCTCTTTCCTTGGCTTTGCCTATGGACTTAGAAAAGTCTAATGTAGAATTTTACTAGACAAACCCATCCTGTCTTTCTCAATCAGTTGTAGAGACTATTCGTTGTCTGTAATAAAATCACCATATTCGACCATTTAATAAGATCCATAGCAAAGAAAGATACCGATTGACTCCCCTCCTTGTCTCTAAGAGTTGGAAGTCATTTCTGGGAAACTAAAGAACAGACTCTATTGACACTTCCAGAGGCCATTCAGTTTTCACTGTCTTTTGATGCATCAGTGGTCTTGCCCATTTCGGATACAGGGCGCATGGAGGCTGTTCATGAAGGAGGATCTCGTGACGTTTACAGCCACTCCTTCAATAGGAACTCGGGCATGAGGTGCACCGTGAGCGAGATTGAAGAGGAGAGCTCGAGCAACCTGTTTGAGATTGGACAATCAGGATCTGCTGCTGCTCCGGGAAAGGAAGATGCTTTTGAGAGCAGCTTGTTCTCATATGACATTCACCGAGGTGCAGAGTCGGAGGAGGAGGACTGTGTCTACGTGGCAGTGGGGAAGGACGATTCGAGCATGGCCGCGTTGATGTGGACTTTGAGGAGCATTCAGGCCTCCGCCACGGCTATGAACACCATCGTCTATCTGGTCCATGTATTCCCTGAAATTCACTTCATTCCAAGTCCATGTGAGCGCTCCTGTACTCTTATGCGTAACGGTTGATTGAGATTGGATACTAAATTACGTTTTCCTTTTGTTAATAAAGGTGACTGATTACCGTGTTATTTTTGTACGAATTCGAAGTGGGAAACCTCCCAATAAGCAGCGTCAGTGCCGAGCAGGTGGAAACTTACAAATCGCAGGAAACAGTCAAGAGGGGGGAAATGCTCCAAAAGTTTGTGAATACTTGCAATGCTTACAATGTAAGAAAATTACTTTCGATATCGAGTAAGTAATTGCTACCTTGATGTATTAAGTTCCTTAGTTGATGCTAAATTGTACGACAATGAAATAGGTCAAGGTGGACACCATATTAATCGAGAGTGACATGGTGGAAAAGGCTATCCTCGATCTCATTCCTGTTCTCAACATGAGACAGATAGTGCTGGGAACGCCCAGGTCCAGTCTCAGGTACATACAAACTATCTCATCGGAACATTAGGGGACCAAATATATCCTCTCCTGTCCTTTAATTAATTGTGTAATGACTTTGAGGTGATTTGGTCTGTCAGGAGGCTGAGGTCTAAGAGAGGAAACGGGATTGCCGAGATACTGCAGAAGGTACCCGAGACCTGCGAGGTCAAGATCATATGCGATGGGAAGGAGGTGGTACTGGATCACACGATCATCGATTCTCCTGTAAGAACTCCTCGTGGCGGTGAAGAGGGATCTGATGGTACTAAGCAAGGGCAAGAAGAAAACCAATGCAaggactacttttcctgcatctgTTTCAAACCCAAGACTGCGTAAATTATGTCCTGTCATAGTGATCATGTAAACAGATTCATTCTGCATTACGAGAGATAACAACGAGatgcgtatatatatatatattacagaTATGACATGTATCATTGATCAATTTTTCTCCAAGGAAACACAAAACAGTTTGGGTGTATTCGATTTGTAATTGTATTGCTTTTTATTTGTATGCGTTTCCTAgcggttttcttttcctagaaaTCGTTCCGTACCTTTCGGGATAGAAAAAAGAGAGGCCGGATAAGCGAAACCATTTTTCATcactatttctttttctatcaGAATGGAACTCTTCAGTAATAATACAAACCAAACTACGAAGAGCCCCACACCTGCTCCAAGGAAAAGGCGCACGCCATTAAACAGAGAAAAAGGGAATCTTACTCCCACTAAGGATTTTTAAtgttttcggttataagggaggTCTATGGACACGTTATAATGTAATATAAAtcctaaatatttaataaaggaCAACAAATAGCCCTATCTGAGTATCGAACTTGAAACCTCAAACGAGAGCGTGCATTACTATACTATACCCTCTTTGATTTCTTTAGAACACCCCCATTCGCGCAGCCGACTTCTAAGGAGTTTTGACTGCTTTTTTCCTATGGACTCCTGAGTCCCATGACCTTTGCTTCCCCGCATTTTGGACAGAGTACCAAGCACGCTTTACTGATGGCCCTTTACATCTAGAAGTGTTCCCGTTTCTCTCTTTCCACACGAAGTACAGGGAAGCATGCCAGGATAATTTAAGAAGAATAATCTGACCCAACTACCTTTTATTCTATCAATTCCTGCTTTCCCTAGTACATTCCCCCGGACCAGCTTTGCACGACTGCACCAGAAGAAAATATGGCTTCTGTATATTCTACAGGTTGTATCCACCCCAAATGTTCCATTTTGCCATTCTATCTAGTGCAGTTAGCTCATCATTTATCGCTAACTGGCTTTATAAAACAATGCTTTGGAGATGCAAGTGTTACAAAACCGTAATGAGACCGAAGTCATACTAGCCCAAGAGACCACTCAACCAACACCTGTGGAGAGAAACCCAATAAATAACATTCACTATGAATATGATTATATGGAAAAAGACACACACGACTTGTGTTTTACACGTTGTGGACACTCGCGTGCGAGTATATATGAGGCCACTCTATTCTACTTGACACACACAACTGACTCAATTTATAGATCAAAGTACTATGTTGGGATTGACATTGTAGAATACTATTATTTACATTGTCCTCAATATCTTTGATTTTATTCAAGGGGAGTAAGAGGCAACTAAACCACGGATAGAATACgcagcaaaaataaaaataaaaataataaacaaaagaaaaggaaagggtAGAATTGCAAAATTACTCAAAATTTGCAGAAACACCATTTTGATTAAACAAGTTGAGTCGAGATTTTAGCAAGCTAAAGCAATAGAACATAGATATTTTCAATCCCCTCGAATTTTGTTCAATTGGTAGAACAAAGCAGAAGAAGCAAAAAGGGACAGGTCTCTTCCATCAGTTATAATTGCTGAGCAGCTTTTCTTGCTGTTCTTGAATCAATCGCATTTGATTTGGGAAGGTGGTCCCTGAACATTTGACTAGCAGATCATGAAAGGTCTACTCTACAACCTAGCTGCATGACCATTTGTGAAATGTACGAAAACTTCTCGGAAGTCGATGCAACAAGAAAGTGCTTCTGTGAGCTTCTTCAGATCATCTGTTGTGTGTACTGCAGAGAGGGTGATGCGTAACCTGGATCAAGAATACAATATGGTAATGTGTCAGATTATGCTAAAGATCAGATCTCAATGAAAGCATGCAAAATCCCTTAGGCTTCTAAAAGATTGAATGCATTTCTTGCATATGGAAACAGCAAAACCGAGTTTACTCTCCAACGCTAAATAGAGCCATCTGctagtaacaaaaaaaaaaagttaggaAGAAATAAGGACCTGCAAGAGTTGGGAGGAACCGTGGGCGGTCTAATTGCAGTGACGTGAAACCCCGACCCCAACAAGTGCCTGTTTACAATCACAATCAAAAAGAGCTGAGGAGCTTTCCCGGGAAACAACAAAAGAATGATAGTGACTGACCAAAAGACAAATTGACAAACCGGCTAGCTTCAAGGGCCTTCTCTTCAGTTCCTGCAACCAAAGAGATTATAGGGCTGGCTATAGGGATTCCAGtgagaatttgaaaatctttgACCCTCTTCCAAATCTCCCTTCTACGCCATGTCTCTTTTCTAGCCACGATGACTGCAGCTGTGTATGTTATGCTGTTAATGATAGGAACTACTCAAAGAAAACAGCAATCCTCAACATCTAGTTGACTAAGTCGATCACAGACAGTTACCAAGAACATGACTTTCAAACTGTCGTATGTCAGATGGAATGAATAGATCTCAGCAagaatttctaataaaaattacGACCAATTTACTATTTACAAAATCATATAATTCCTTAACAAGAACACCGTCTAAACTTCTCACCGACAACCTGACAAGAGATTTTAAGTTACCATGGGCAGCAGCAACAAAGGGAACAGGAGCGGCAGTAGAGTATATGAAAGAGCGACCCCGTGACAAAATCAGTTGCTTCCATCTTTTACTGTTCACGATGCATCAAGAAGAGTAAATGGAATGATAAAGTTATGACATTCAAATAAATGTGAAGTTTGAAGCCATGATGACTTTTTAGTAATATAGCGTcttgaatacaaacgaatgaTGTTTGCTTCTTTTTGCCCCCagtttttttaactttacaaAATTCTAAAACAAGTAATGCCTCGCTGGAAAAGGCAAAACAACTTCAACTGATACCTGCATGCGACGAATCCACCATGGCAACCAGCAGCTTTGCTTAGAGTTCCAACACAGATATCAACATCTCCTTCACAGTTGAATGCTTCAGCTACTCCACCACCATTCTCGCCACAAACAAATGTTCCGTGAGCCTGAGGGAACTCCCAAATAAGACCGCATAATTGCAGAAAGCATGCATTTGCATCAACAGGATATCGAAAGAATCTTCTGCCAAGACCACGAAGAAATGGACAGATGAATGTAACCAGAAGATCAAATTCATCAGAACAATTCCCTACTCTAAAATGGTTCTGGAGATATTAGTTACCGTGGAGTTTTCCATCagaaaccaaacaaaaaggCACAGATGTTATATATCAGATAGGTCCAACTTCAGCAGAATTGCATGAATTGTATTATCTGGTAAAATAACCagttgaaaccaaacaaaaggGCATGGGAAGACTCACATCATCAATAACTAAAAGATAACCATGTCTCTTTCGAAGTCTTGCCAACTCGAGCATTGGTGCAAAGTCCCCATCCATGCTAAACAAACTATACGAATAAGCCAGTAAGGATTCTGAAGCAGGCACATAAGCAACTGGACAAATATATTTGCTTGCAAGAAATTTAAATTCAAGCAATCAAGTAATAGCACCAAATTCTGGCCTTTTCATTATCCGTCTATTTCCTCTGAAATCTTATTAATGTGAAGGGTATTAAACAATCAATAAGAAAGaaggatttatttttaatttgactAACCTATCAGTCACAACGACTCTCTTCTTCATTGAGCAAGTGGATCTGCCAAAGCAAGAGTATGATAGAAATATGATGGTCCATTTGATAAATAAAAGCTCACTCAGGGTAAATCCAAATCCTAGGAAAACACCTACAGCATTTCATCCAAGTGAGACATGTCACAATGTCGGTATACAAAGACTTCCACACCATGCTGTTTTTCTGCAAGATGAATTCCATCAATGATAGATGCGTGATTGAGGGCATCAGAAAATATGGCTACTTTCTCCTCATTCAAAGGCTGCGAGCCTGCAGAAAGGAGGCGACTGATATTTCCAATCGCTACCATCACGGCCATATTTGCAGCAAATCCTGTTGGACAGAGAAGACAATCCTGTAGCATAGTTTCAAGACAAAGATGCAATCACTCTTGAGAATACAAATCAAATATCAGGGAAACCATAATTCATAACATGGAAGAGTGCTGCTCCATAAGACATTCTGCCAATGCCCGAACACTCTTGGACAgctcaagtaaattataataagtGAATGAGAAGCATTTGATCTCGTGTTTATCGGAAATTCAGAAAATCCCACTATCCAAGTTTCCAGAGACCATACTTCCTTTAAAACAGCATGCTTACGGATGCCAATGTTAGCACAATATACATAAAACAACCTACTACACAGCTGTTGTAATCCTGTCAAATGTGCTTGGAGGAAGAGCTGATCTGCTGATCCATGATACTTGCCTCTTTCTTCTTTAACTCTGCCAGGCTAAATTCTAGTCGTCTGTGGTAATTGGTATATCCACAGACTAAAGCAGAGCCCCTTGGACCCATCCCATGTTCTTGGGCTGCCTACCATGGAAATGGGAAATAACTTTTAAGCAAGTCACAGTGACAATACAACCAGGAATCGCATGATCAACTTAAAAATCAGACCTTGGCAGCAGCTTTTCCAACTGTGGGGTGCGAACTCAGCCCCAAATAATCATTGCCGGAAAATAGAATCAGTTTTTTAAAATGCTGACTGCACCCTGCTTTCTC is a genomic window containing:
- the LOC116202825 gene encoding U-box domain-containing protein 35-like is translated as MEAVHEGGSRDVYSHSFNRNSGMRCTVSEIEEESSSNLFEIGQSGSAAAPGKEDAFESSLFSYDIHRGAESEEEDCVYVAVGKDDSSMAALMWTLRSIQASATAMNTIVYLVHVFPEIHFIPSPLGNLPISSVSAEQVETYKSQETVKRGEMLQKFVNTCNAYNVKVDTILIESDMVEKAILDLIPVLNMRQIVLGTPRSSLRRLRSKRGNGIAEILQKVPETCEVKIICDGKEVVLDHTIIDSPVRTPRGGEEGSDGTKQGQEENQCKDYFSCICFKPKTA
- the LOC116205242 gene encoding 8-amino-7-oxononanoate synthase isoform X2, producing MPNELKLLCTHSVKQMEGRSCCWDAWVEEALAKLHSLKLLRSLRPIHVSAPDPSITTAAPTQQTDDLEVFDEMQPRDRLSVEVDVAVPTIRSWLLDIPSCGEEAIWEDGAVSREKAGCSQHFKKLILFSGNDYLGLSSHPTVGKAAAKAAQEHGMGPRGSALVCGYTNYHRRLEFSLAELKKKEDCLLCPTGFAANMAVMVAIGNISRLLSAGSQPLNEEKVAIFSDALNHASIIDGIHLAEKQHGVEVFVYRHCDMSHLDEMLSTCSMKKRVVVTDRRFFRYPVDANACFLQLCGLIWEFPQAHGTFVCGENGGGVAEAFNCEGDVDICVGTLSKAAGCHGGFVACSKRWKQLILSRGRSFIYSTAAPVPFVAAAHAAVIVARKETWRRREIWKRVKDFQILTGIPIASPIISLVAGTEEKALEASRHLLGSGFHVTAIRPPTVPPNSCRLRITLSAVHTTDDLKKLTEALSCCIDFREVFVHFTNGHAARL
- the LOC116205242 gene encoding 8-amino-7-oxononanoate synthase isoform X1 — encoded protein: MPNELKLLCTHSVKQMEGRSCCWDAWVEEALAKLHSLKLLRSLRPIHVSAPDPSITTAAPTQQTDDLEVFDEMQPRDRLSVEVDVAVPTIRSWLLDIPSCGEEAIWEDGAVSREKAGCSQHFKKLILFSGNDYLGLSSHPTVGKAAAKAAQEHGMGPRGSALVCGYTNYHRRLEFSLAELKKKEDCLLCPTGFAANMAVMVAIGNISRLLSAGSQPLNEEKVAIFSDALNHASIIDGIHLAEKQHGVEVFVYRHCDMSHLDEMLSTCSMKKRVVVTDSLFSMDGDFAPMLELARLRKRHGYLLVIDDAHGTFVCGENGGGVAEAFNCEGDVDICVGTLSKAAGCHGGFVACSKRWKQLILSRGRSFIYSTAAPVPFVAAAHAAVIVARKETWRRREIWKRVKDFQILTGIPIASPIISLVAGTEEKALEASRHLLGSGFHVTAIRPPTVPPNSCRLRITLSAVHTTDDLKKLTEALSCCIDFREVFVHFTNGHAARL
- the LOC116205242 gene encoding 8-amino-7-oxononanoate synthase isoform X4; amino-acid sequence: MGPRGSALVCGYTNYHRRLEFSLAELKKKEDCLLCPTGFAANMAVMVAIGNISRLLSAGSQPLNEEKVAIFSDALNHASIIDGIHLAEKQHGVEVFVYRHCDMSHLDEMLSTCSMKKRVVVTDSLFSMDGDFAPMLELARLRKRHGYLLVIDDAHGTFVCGENGGGVAEAFNCEGDVDICVGTLSKAAGCHGGFVACSKRWKQLILSRGRSFIYSTAAPVPFVAAAHAAVIVARKETWRRREIWKRVKDFQILTGIPIASPIISLVAGTEEKALEASRHLLGSGFHVTAIRPPTVPPNSCRLRITLSAVHTTDDLKKLTEALSCCIDFREVFVHFTNGHAARL
- the LOC116205242 gene encoding 8-amino-7-oxononanoate synthase isoform X3, translated to MPNELKLLCTHSVKQMEGRSCCWDAWVEEALAKLHSLKLLRSLRPIHVSAPDPSITTAAPTQQTDDLEVFDEMQPRDRLSVEVDVAVPTIRSWLLDIPSCGEEAIWEDGAVSREKAGCSQHFKKLILFSGNDYLGLSSHPTVGKAAAKAAQEHGMGPRGSALVCGYTNYHRRLEFSLAELKKKEDCLLCPTGFAANMAVMVAIGNISRLLSAGSQPLNEEKVAIFSDALNHASIIDGIHLAEKQHGVEVFVYRHCDMSHLDEMLSTCSMKKRVVVTDSLFSMDGDFAPMLELARLRKRHGYLLVIDDAHGTFVCGENGGGVAEAFNCEGDVDICVGTLSKAAGCHGGFVACSKRWKQLILSRGRSFIYSTAAPVPFVAAAHAAVIVARKETWRRREIWKRVKDFQILTGIPIASPIISLVAGTEEKALEASRFVNLSFGTCWGRGFTSLQLDRPRFLPTLAGYASPSLQYTQQMI